From the genome of Nicotiana tabacum cultivar K326 chromosome 17, ASM71507v2, whole genome shotgun sequence:
GATATTTTGTGGGTTTTCTTTAATGTTTATGTTCTTTAACTCTGCTTATATTGTACCATTGAGATGTTCACTGTTACTGGTTTTTGGTTGGACTTAACATTTGGGATTTGGCTTTACTGTTAGTAGGCTAGATCGAGTATAAAAGTTGGTGTGAATTTCCAGGTTCCTTTGTGAAAGTTTGTGATTCtatttattttggtgatttcttgATTTATTGTTGTGTTTGTTCGAACCTTGATAGAGGCAATGTCGCAAGGTTACGCCATTGAGCTCTACTTTGATCCTGCATTGGAAAACCAGGTCCTGAAGGCTTGGAATGTATTGGCTCGGCGCCAGATTAGCACTCAGCTTATTGAGATTGAGTCTAGGCCTCACATTACCCTCTTCTCGAGTCCCTATATTGATCCATTGAAGCTTGAGAACGTTGTAAAGAGTTTTTCGTCCAAGCAAGAATCTTTGCCTCTGTCCTTTGGTTCAATTGGAAGCCTCCCAAGTGACGACAACGTTCTGTTTCTTGCTCCAACTCCAACTTTGTCTCTCCTTCAGTTCCACTCACAGTTGTTTGAAGCTATGAAAAAGGAGGGAATTGAAATTGGGGAGGAGCATCGTCCTGATACA
Proteins encoded in this window:
- the LOC107805393 gene encoding uncharacterized protein LOC107805393, giving the protein MSQGYAIELYFDPALENQVLKAWNVLARRQISTQLIEIESRPHITLFSSPYIDPLKLENVVKSFSSKQESLPLSFGSIGSLPSDDNVLFLAPTPTLSLLQFHSQLFEAMKKEGIEIGEEHRPDTWIPYCPVAEEVPKTRMGEAFTVLRDLKLPVAGYAMEIALVEYPPVREVFSFVLGNTVES